The Agarilytica rhodophyticola genome has a window encoding:
- a CDS encoding RHS repeat-associated core domain-containing protein, with the protein MNKDIKKGRNTIAWAFLWGATLWGANVNAGGNLYGRDDSGAFAIKRWDERLLPIEWHFSSNGYLGSNVSNAEVINEFAAAFDTWNDVATSQIRFSYGGEINRRLSSDDGINLVTFTDTEYEFPPGAVGLAVIYSFDEQTIITDDNNDLDGDGVADIPNGTYPAGTVYDGDILFNSGLNYTTDETNGTLDIRAIAMHEVGHFVGLSHSSIEDAVMWPFLNFDIATARTTSLDDIAHVSHTYPQEPEYSQQYGTITGTITNSNTGLPLIGAHVYVVDIESGHKIIGGYSLSDGTYSLPVPAGNYYVGIEPLDGDPAALDPERINDIIASTLDTHFIEELYDINESSIEADPLSALSVAVVANTVTADINLQTNVTSVPGVSRVLQPGVNYFSFPVEAPSDLSAYDLLQALGNDTEINAIERLNPSTQLYERVSYVRGLPSGKDFPIVRGEGYLVHAQQQKVVTFNGIPNCVDIALVAGINLIGVPCPPAGYTSFDLLEHLGDQYEVVALRRYDPETASLQTVEYRAGEIVGDEFFIANGEAYFAELRVDKSEVIVPGPGSVFPPAITGISPGRGVANDLVIIQGEGFAEDIADNFVSFNGVQAHVIFSSTNQIAVRVPANATTGPIVVESEGRTSNRVNFAIESTTISEDTRSSTTGTEILPGQTANGQLNVEAEQDRYRFIALEGALLSLSAQTINGNADLMFALESPSGVVLVSDDDSGAGNAPMIRNFPLPETGVYSVVVTAVSGVGSYDLSIDVLNTAVSPSISVLQGDIQSTVMGTDLPKPLEIYVTSSTGKPIAGVPVTFTASNVDVALPTQGFSLQNAGTVVATTNINGIAIIEATAPNVAGVFDIVVTVPGMPPATMQVSTTSTAVSQVVVSNAVERCGGLGCSVGEAVSNPYTITYLDSAGAPVENVLTRWKVVSGGGSLSAFSPLQSSTGTNLSGVNGSTQVLHTLGEALFTEINGQRSRIKQPQFVAATVPGQLKPVLFSAVSKAGPPANIESIGSDYIRMHYGTVRFAAMALQVTDAYDNPVEGAIITPQSDDATILPGLLNGELLPDFLTNRDGYWVALIDPHNNTPPTFDEFGNTDTSGLGSTYQVVLSEASAGTLNFDLDIDMGPSLVSGSGQGISAFISREPEQNPIHFNLFRYQRTDGSDDDESWQNEDFSNLRYVPIAGTNVDFSLRRGDRVDAQAAGVVATTINGTHEVTAPTDASGSVGVDVTLGGVGGEVNIIGAIPSPIEVQFREDNGELIGSPVAFPIEEYSPSTIVINAVPIDVRVTIDADQLSGLDWSTLQIVLNGNTTVFDGSVDAPPTLGVFPHYIQVFIDGAQQVVWPSPELIAAGGFSRVVIVYRPLGSDLVEGVNTLAINADVQAFDGTIASTSEQSTFVFNQDLGNRVWEAQQSYDALAAFSIGRIVSLAQPAGQATDAAGDAIGSFEIFNVPVSEPSSVTVDILDANKTLVSTLISATTLPAGDHRFVLLREDLGTSIVPISGKPDLYVRVRTVPVSTGQPRIKQYSGELNDSVTGKMLGQVIQHDTLIQDGSLNLRREDMALNGAGPQLNFIRSYSNSTQPENSATDLGAGWTHNHNIFARVLASAGTAPSYGENLPGWIAGTRQGLGPRLLSASALSALIAGDAPVLASKVVISNGGVFERSSGGNWVGQRGNHGTLTGSAATGFVYTSKDGTVHTFNTTADSDNRYLVATIADRNNNMLTYQYDNHRLTRVTDQAGRYLSFDYALAQNNRRRLQQVHVVADTGNLNSPQNFRLQFHYFKRESDNPDEVASSLDEVGMLQRFSRDEFVESYDYEALANDHEPNLVSVKDVNGYITQYQYLAPANVPANFASIAPGAVNTDLVYRVCYPAATTDCTSDFAQFDYSTASGNVRTVTDLRGNPTRYELNAWGNPSRVEEPEGKITEYDWSIDLGLADNLLRVKRDLSINATWQYEYDAKGNMTLETDPYQRTVTQEWHQDYSILTSRIDKNGHQFRQVLDPNGNVRQEIQQAFIADATVASDVVVTHTYGSRAGIHGLRLTTTDGRSNLKEFGYDSLGNLTSLKENGDTAATDSTTRYTYSKRGLRLSETDANLNTMSYVYDALDRLTLTTDAEGNTVESDYDAKGNKRWEITTDRYWIDTVRHTRTLRLDYDYDERDRVTSITRSGNVDGNYPIAGQKTLGYDGNSNLTREEDWKGVATTYMYDGLNRRTTTTNRLGDSKQTVYDWIADEGLRKTITDYEGHNSIEHYDLLARLRRVQHETVNHSDNTASDYQRVIEYDHHENITRILDEEQKETHFVYDPRYLKIRQTNHLGDDFHWEYDANGNLTKTIDEEDNATTFVYDAQDRLLEKHEPENHHWQYRYYPNDTLSRTIDPWGFEYHYTYDNINQRTGVTDPDGTTQEFYNKDGKMVFRRDAENRVKSYLYGPDGRLQVATDGRGRTTTHTYDDNNNITDTQLAWTDGATGPQSVTTHFEYDARDRLRLRHEAYQTSDVRRTEYRYDRENNKTHEIHPQGRETRYVYDELYRVKTIITPATNSGLATDTLQKFNGVGKLVWTQDRRNYVSTIDYDDLHRQEVLTDALDQTVRYTYDKVGNVVNLRDKRGHSTETIYDDLYRVSEQFVNDNSGTRFRLVFNEYDLNNSGNGLRREAVTDANGNRVVSDLDFRGNPIRIELPAANDGAYSSAEIIHEYDDTGLLTSTTDAENFTTTRRYFDDGMLASITNADNETTRFECDIFGNRVTETKEKGNTQTSTYDLRNRLVRVEDFQGAVTRFDYDVNSNLLDQYSPAANDSGGENRVRYGYDTLNRKRSHIQFKSGGNLSSSYLYDAEGNMTQREDANGQTFVYEYDALNRLDTEIFPAGDDIVSIGHTYDANNNPDVVTETKPTGVEVTDYDFDLLDRLTSSTQRGHRVSYTYDNNGNRTGVTAPGGSTTYTFDSRNRLKTATASGSTTATTYTYLQNDWPDVVAHANATSVDYDYYNDGQVQSITNRAGSGASESVISSFAYTYDGNNNRTQQVETQNSFATTSVLTTDYSYDTLDRLTGYTETSSDNSHNVSHAFTYYPSYDRRTEVVTEDGIQIQNRQYTYDQTYWLTGITENVNAGGTISYGYDSNGNTLNKTSTLAEGPASTVFTYNRRNQLKTVATGAVSAEVNQGTYHYNYDGMRIRHLGSDRGDIEYIYDGQSIIDEVQNGSSTQVAHYRYGDRLLSLNSASNGEQFYHYASLGTTANLSNAAGEVQTAYRVDPFGEITRQEGSSINRQVFTGHEHDTETGLIYMKARYYDPEGGRFISQDSYLGEPNTPPSLHRYLYAFSNPTMYIDPDGYESVSTTLENKELNASSGHEAFGWRFLSNLYHVSTLGFSVVHDPQRDAYDNGDISGSEYLVKGVGGGTALAAANVVTGRAAGAAMASQGVIAQTAIGGGAGALMGAGNDVAMQSSRMDSGLQRGYNFDQTVAATAGGTLLGSLAPAAGQLAHDISHGLSKSRIGNFFTKESRGGPSAVNGANQGALKGKSESVTRQSDASTIEVQQASPKVKYKTKEMEPEYFGENLPFNPVWGGRQVKYLNEVEREAYRISIKKGKLYDAEGNLFDTSKARGAHSNQGKAIFVMDEQGSMYASNYQEVGRFHHSSFLEGRPIAAAGELQANKGVCTTVTCASGHYRPSKKLNRQIFKEFKEQGVDTSEIKLEWGF; encoded by the coding sequence GTGAATAAAGATATCAAGAAAGGACGAAATACCATTGCTTGGGCGTTTTTGTGGGGGGCTACTCTGTGGGGAGCTAATGTCAACGCGGGAGGCAATTTGTATGGACGTGACGACAGCGGTGCGTTCGCGATCAAACGCTGGGATGAACGCCTACTGCCTATTGAGTGGCACTTCAGTAGCAATGGGTATCTCGGTTCAAACGTTAGTAACGCTGAGGTCATTAATGAATTTGCAGCAGCGTTTGATACCTGGAATGACGTAGCCACCAGTCAGATTCGTTTTTCCTACGGTGGCGAAATAAACCGTCGTTTAAGTAGCGACGATGGTATTAACTTAGTGACCTTTACTGATACGGAATACGAGTTCCCTCCGGGTGCGGTAGGTCTTGCGGTTATTTATAGTTTTGATGAACAAACGATTATCACCGATGATAATAATGATCTAGACGGTGACGGTGTTGCCGATATTCCTAATGGTACGTATCCTGCGGGCACCGTATACGATGGGGATATCCTTTTTAATTCCGGCTTAAATTATACCACGGATGAGACGAATGGCACTCTTGATATTCGTGCGATAGCCATGCACGAAGTGGGACACTTTGTTGGCTTGTCCCACTCCTCGATTGAAGATGCCGTTATGTGGCCATTCCTTAATTTTGATATTGCCACCGCGCGCACAACCTCCCTTGATGATATCGCTCATGTGTCTCATACCTACCCACAAGAGCCTGAATATTCACAACAGTATGGCACGATAACAGGCACTATCACCAACAGTAATACAGGCCTGCCTCTGATCGGTGCCCATGTTTATGTCGTCGATATTGAGAGTGGTCATAAAATTATTGGTGGCTACAGCTTGTCCGATGGTACCTATTCCCTGCCGGTACCTGCGGGGAATTACTACGTTGGTATCGAACCCTTAGATGGCGACCCAGCGGCATTAGACCCTGAACGTATTAACGATATTATTGCATCGACCTTAGATACGCATTTTATCGAAGAGCTTTATGATATTAATGAATCCAGCATAGAAGCCGACCCCTTATCGGCACTTTCCGTTGCCGTCGTGGCCAATACCGTGACCGCCGATATTAATCTGCAAACCAATGTCACGAGTGTGCCGGGTGTCAGTCGGGTATTACAGCCGGGCGTCAATTATTTCTCCTTTCCAGTGGAAGCCCCCAGTGATTTAAGCGCCTATGATCTGCTGCAAGCGTTGGGTAATGACACGGAAATAAATGCCATCGAGCGCCTTAATCCCAGTACACAACTTTACGAGCGTGTCAGTTATGTAAGAGGCCTTCCCAGTGGTAAGGATTTTCCCATCGTGCGCGGTGAAGGGTATCTTGTCCATGCACAGCAACAAAAAGTGGTGACCTTTAATGGTATTCCTAACTGTGTCGATATTGCCCTAGTCGCGGGTATTAATCTTATCGGAGTGCCTTGCCCGCCAGCCGGTTATACCTCGTTTGATTTACTCGAACATCTGGGAGATCAATATGAGGTTGTGGCACTGCGCCGCTACGACCCTGAGACCGCCAGCTTACAAACAGTGGAATACCGTGCCGGTGAGATTGTTGGCGATGAGTTTTTTATTGCCAATGGTGAAGCCTATTTTGCTGAGCTGCGCGTTGATAAAAGTGAGGTGATTGTGCCCGGCCCTGGCTCGGTATTTCCGCCAGCCATCACTGGCATTAGCCCTGGTCGCGGTGTTGCCAATGACTTGGTGATTATTCAAGGCGAGGGCTTCGCTGAAGATATTGCCGATAACTTTGTAAGCTTCAATGGTGTTCAAGCGCATGTGATATTTTCCTCTACCAATCAAATTGCGGTCAGGGTGCCAGCGAACGCCACCACTGGCCCGATTGTCGTAGAATCCGAAGGGCGCACAAGTAATCGTGTGAATTTCGCTATTGAATCCACCACCATTAGCGAAGATACGCGCTCTTCAACCACCGGCACCGAAATACTTCCAGGACAAACCGCCAACGGCCAATTAAATGTTGAAGCAGAACAAGACCGCTATCGCTTTATTGCGCTTGAAGGGGCTTTGTTAAGCTTAAGCGCACAAACTATCAATGGTAATGCTGACTTGATGTTTGCTTTAGAGAGCCCCAGCGGTGTGGTGCTTGTTTCCGATGATGATAGCGGTGCGGGTAATGCGCCCATGATCCGCAATTTCCCCTTGCCTGAAACGGGTGTGTATTCAGTTGTTGTCACGGCTGTCTCAGGTGTCGGTAGCTATGACCTATCCATAGATGTCTTAAACACCGCTGTGTCTCCGTCCATTTCTGTATTACAAGGCGATATTCAATCAACTGTAATGGGCACAGATTTGCCCAAGCCTTTAGAGATTTATGTCACCAGCAGTACGGGCAAACCCATCGCTGGAGTACCGGTGACATTTACCGCCAGTAATGTGGACGTTGCGCTACCGACCCAGGGTTTCTCATTACAAAATGCGGGTACTGTGGTGGCCACCACCAATATCAATGGTATTGCCATTATTGAAGCCACTGCCCCTAATGTTGCCGGTGTGTTTGATATTGTTGTAACCGTCCCCGGCATGCCGCCGGCCACCATGCAAGTGTCGACCACATCTACCGCTGTAAGCCAAGTTGTCGTCTCTAATGCTGTTGAACGCTGTGGTGGCTTGGGGTGCTCTGTGGGTGAGGCGGTCAGTAACCCTTATACCATTACCTACCTCGATAGTGCCGGCGCGCCTGTGGAGAATGTCTTAACCCGCTGGAAAGTCGTGTCCGGTGGTGGCTCCTTAAGTGCGTTTTCGCCATTACAAAGCAGTACCGGAACGAATTTAAGTGGTGTGAATGGCAGTACCCAAGTGCTTCATACCCTAGGCGAAGCACTCTTTACTGAAATTAATGGCCAGCGCAGCCGCATAAAACAGCCTCAATTTGTCGCTGCTACGGTGCCGGGACAATTAAAACCAGTGTTGTTTTCCGCTGTGAGTAAAGCCGGGCCGCCTGCCAATATTGAATCCATCGGCAGCGATTATATCCGCATGCATTACGGCACCGTGCGGTTCGCGGCGATGGCCTTGCAGGTGACCGACGCCTATGACAACCCCGTGGAAGGGGCGATAATTACGCCTCAAAGTGATGACGCAACGATATTACCCGGTCTTTTAAACGGCGAGCTACTCCCCGACTTTCTTACCAATCGAGATGGCTACTGGGTGGCGCTGATTGATCCCCACAATAACACGCCTCCCACCTTCGATGAATTTGGTAACACGGATACAAGCGGTTTAGGCAGTACTTATCAGGTGGTATTAAGTGAGGCGAGCGCGGGCACGCTCAACTTTGATCTTGATATTGATATGGGGCCATCCCTTGTCAGTGGCTCAGGGCAGGGGATAAGTGCTTTTATCTCGCGAGAACCTGAACAAAACCCGATACATTTCAACCTTTTCCGCTACCAGCGCACCGATGGCAGTGACGACGATGAAAGTTGGCAGAATGAAGACTTCAGCAACTTGCGCTATGTGCCGATAGCAGGGACGAATGTGGACTTCTCGCTGCGTCGTGGTGACCGCGTCGATGCGCAAGCGGCAGGTGTGGTTGCGACAACGATCAATGGCACCCATGAGGTAACCGCACCCACCGATGCCTCTGGCAGTGTTGGCGTTGATGTCACACTTGGCGGTGTAGGTGGCGAAGTCAATATCATTGGCGCCATCCCCAGCCCAATCGAAGTGCAATTTCGGGAAGATAATGGTGAGCTTATTGGCAGCCCAGTGGCCTTTCCCATAGAGGAATATAGTCCCAGTACCATTGTTATCAACGCTGTTCCTATCGATGTGCGTGTCACTATTGATGCCGACCAGCTCAGTGGTTTGGATTGGTCAACATTGCAGATCGTGTTGAACGGCAATACCACGGTATTTGATGGCAGTGTGGATGCGCCTCCCACCCTAGGTGTCTTCCCCCATTACATCCAGGTCTTTATCGATGGCGCCCAACAGGTGGTCTGGCCATCGCCTGAGCTTATTGCAGCGGGCGGTTTTTCACGCGTGGTGATCGTGTATCGCCCATTGGGCTCAGACTTGGTCGAAGGGGTCAATACTTTAGCCATCAATGCGGATGTCCAGGCGTTTGATGGCACCATTGCCTCCACCAGTGAGCAAAGTACTTTTGTCTTTAATCAGGACTTGGGCAACCGCGTATGGGAAGCACAGCAATCCTATGATGCGCTCGCCGCCTTCTCCATTGGTCGCATCGTGTCACTGGCGCAACCTGCGGGACAAGCCACGGATGCAGCGGGCGATGCCATCGGCTCTTTTGAGATCTTTAATGTACCTGTGAGTGAGCCGTCATCGGTAACAGTGGATATTCTCGATGCTAATAAAACCCTGGTCAGTACCTTAATCAGTGCCACGACACTGCCGGCGGGCGACCATCGCTTTGTGTTATTGCGTGAAGACTTAGGCACGAGCATTGTGCCGATAAGTGGCAAGCCGGATCTGTATGTGCGTGTCCGCACCGTTCCTGTGTCCACCGGACAGCCGCGTATTAAACAGTACTCTGGGGAATTAAACGACTCCGTCACCGGTAAAATGCTGGGGCAGGTGATTCAGCATGATACGCTTATCCAAGATGGTAGTCTTAACTTACGCCGTGAAGACATGGCCTTAAACGGTGCCGGGCCACAACTGAACTTTATTCGCAGCTATTCAAATTCCACCCAGCCAGAAAACAGTGCCACAGACCTAGGAGCAGGTTGGACACACAACCATAATATCTTTGCTCGTGTGCTCGCCAGCGCAGGCACAGCGCCATCTTACGGTGAAAATCTGCCCGGCTGGATTGCCGGTACCCGCCAAGGCCTTGGCCCTCGATTGTTAAGTGCTAGCGCACTATCAGCGTTGATCGCTGGTGATGCTCCGGTATTGGCATCAAAAGTGGTCATCAGCAATGGTGGTGTGTTTGAGCGTAGTAGCGGTGGCAACTGGGTCGGGCAGCGCGGAAATCATGGTACCTTAACCGGCAGCGCTGCGACAGGTTTTGTCTATACCTCAAAAGACGGCACTGTCCACACCTTTAACACCACAGCTGACAGTGACAACCGCTATTTGGTGGCGACGATTGCCGATCGCAACAACAACATGTTGACGTATCAATACGATAACCATCGCTTAACACGAGTGACCGATCAAGCTGGCCGCTACCTCAGCTTTGATTATGCCTTAGCGCAAAATAATCGCCGTCGTCTTCAGCAAGTGCACGTGGTGGCTGATACAGGCAACCTCAATTCACCACAAAACTTTCGCCTGCAATTCCATTACTTCAAACGCGAGAGCGACAACCCTGATGAAGTGGCCAGTAGCTTGGATGAAGTGGGGATGTTGCAGCGCTTTAGCCGTGATGAATTTGTTGAAAGCTACGACTACGAGGCCCTTGCCAACGATCATGAGCCCAACCTCGTGAGCGTCAAAGACGTCAATGGCTATATCACCCAATACCAGTATTTAGCCCCTGCCAATGTGCCGGCAAACTTTGCGAGTATCGCGCCGGGAGCCGTGAACACGGATCTGGTATATCGCGTTTGTTACCCCGCAGCTACCACCGATTGCACAAGTGATTTCGCCCAGTTTGATTACAGCACTGCTAGCGGTAATGTGCGCACAGTGACGGATCTACGTGGCAACCCAACGCGCTATGAACTCAATGCCTGGGGCAACCCTAGCCGTGTGGAGGAGCCGGAAGGCAAAATCACAGAGTACGACTGGAGTATCGACCTCGGCTTAGCCGATAACCTCCTGCGTGTGAAGCGGGATCTATCGATTAATGCTACGTGGCAGTATGAATACGATGCCAAAGGCAATATGACCTTGGAAACTGATCCTTATCAACGTACCGTTACCCAAGAATGGCATCAGGACTACAGTATCTTGACATCGAGGATCGACAAAAATGGCCACCAGTTCCGCCAAGTACTTGACCCTAACGGTAATGTCAGACAAGAGATTCAACAAGCCTTTATCGCAGACGCGACGGTTGCCAGCGACGTTGTGGTCACCCATACCTATGGCAGCCGTGCCGGTATTCATGGTTTACGCTTAACCACCACCGATGGGCGTTCTAATCTTAAAGAATTTGGCTACGATAGCTTGGGTAATCTCACCTCCTTAAAAGAAAACGGTGATACTGCCGCTACCGATAGCACCACCCGCTACACCTACAGCAAGCGTGGTCTGCGCCTGTCGGAGACCGATGCCAACCTCAATACCATGAGCTATGTCTACGATGCCCTTGACCGTCTCACCCTCACCACCGACGCCGAAGGTAATACGGTCGAGTCTGACTACGACGCCAAAGGCAATAAGCGCTGGGAAATAACCACCGATCGCTATTGGATCGATACTGTGCGACATACGCGTACTTTGCGCCTGGACTACGACTACGATGAGCGCGATCGCGTGACGAGCATTACCCGCTCTGGCAATGTGGACGGTAACTATCCAATTGCCGGGCAAAAAACCTTGGGATACGACGGTAATAGCAACCTTACCCGTGAAGAAGATTGGAAAGGCGTGGCCACCACCTATATGTATGATGGCCTCAACCGGCGCACCACGACCACTAATCGCCTCGGTGATAGTAAGCAAACGGTTTATGACTGGATAGCAGATGAAGGCTTACGTAAAACCATTACCGATTACGAAGGCCACAACAGTATTGAACATTACGATTTACTGGCACGCCTGCGCCGTGTACAGCATGAGACAGTGAATCACAGCGATAACACGGCCAGCGATTATCAACGTGTGATCGAATACGATCACCATGAAAATATCACCCGTATTCTCGACGAGGAACAAAAAGAAACGCACTTTGTTTATGATCCGCGCTACTTAAAAATTCGTCAGACTAACCACCTGGGGGACGATTTCCACTGGGAATATGATGCCAATGGCAACCTCACGAAAACGATCGATGAAGAGGATAATGCCACCACCTTTGTTTACGACGCCCAGGATCGGTTGCTCGAAAAACACGAGCCAGAAAACCATCACTGGCAGTACCGTTACTATCCAAACGATACTCTGAGCCGCACCATCGACCCATGGGGATTTGAATATCATTATACCTACGACAACATTAATCAGCGCACTGGCGTTACCGACCCCGATGGCACTACCCAAGAGTTTTATAACAAAGATGGGAAAATGGTCTTTCGTCGTGACGCTGAAAACCGCGTAAAATCCTATCTTTACGGGCCGGATGGTCGTTTGCAGGTGGCCACCGATGGCCGTGGCCGCACCACCACCCACACCTATGACGACAATAACAATATCACCGATACGCAACTGGCGTGGACGGATGGCGCCACTGGCCCACAAAGTGTGACCACGCACTTCGAGTATGACGCTCGCGACCGATTGCGCTTGCGACACGAAGCCTATCAAACGTCAGACGTGCGCCGCACCGAATATCGCTACGATAGAGAAAACAATAAGACCCATGAGATCCATCCCCAAGGCCGTGAAACGCGCTATGTCTATGATGAGTTGTACCGTGTAAAAACCATCATCACCCCAGCGACGAATAGCGGCCTTGCCACCGATACCCTGCAGAAATTTAATGGCGTCGGTAAGTTGGTGTGGACGCAAGACCGTCGCAATTATGTGTCGACAATTGATTATGATGATCTGCACCGTCAGGAAGTGCTCACTGATGCCCTTGACCAGACCGTGCGCTATACCTACGACAAGGTGGGCAACGTTGTTAATCTCCGAGACAAGCGCGGCCATAGCACAGAGACTATCTATGATGACCTCTACCGTGTTAGCGAACAATTTGTGAACGACAACAGCGGCACACGCTTCCGTTTAGTCTTCAACGAATACGACCTCAACAATAGCGGCAATGGTCTGCGCCGAGAGGCTGTCACCGATGCCAATGGCAACCGGGTCGTCAGCGACTTGGACTTCCGAGGAAATCCTATTCGTATCGAACTGCCTGCGGCCAATGACGGTGCCTATAGTTCGGCAGAGATTATCCACGAATATGATGATACCGGCTTGTTGACCAGTACCACCGATGCTGAAAACTTCACTACCACACGCCGTTATTTTGACGATGGTATGCTGGCGTCTATTACCAATGCCGACAACGAAACGACCCGTTTTGAGTGCGATATCTTCGGCAACCGAGTGACCGAAACCAAAGAGAAGGGCAATACCCAAACCTCTACCTATGATCTGCGCAATCGTCTCGTACGCGTAGAAGATTTTCAAGGGGCGGTCACTCGCTTTGACTATGATGTTAACAGCAACCTCCTGGATCAATATTCCCCGGCTGCCAATGATAGTGGCGGAGAAAACCGTGTTAGATACGGTTATGACACGCTCAATCGTAAACGCAGTCATATTCAATTTAAGTCCGGCGGTAATTTATCCAGCTCTTATCTCTACGATGCTGAAGGTAATATGACCCAACGAGAGGACGCTAATGGTCAAACCTTCGTCTATGAGTACGATGCACTCAACCGCCTGGACACAGAAATCTTCCCGGCAGGGGATGACATTGTCAGTATTGGCCATACCTATGATGCCAATAACAATCCGGATGTGGTGACGGAGACCAAACCCACGGGGGTTGAAGTCACAGATTACGACTTTGATCTGCTGGATCGTTTGACGAGTAGCACCCAGCGCGGCCATAGGGTGAGTTATACCTACGACAATAACGGCAATCGCACCGGCGTTACGGCACCTGGGGGCAGCACGACGTACACCTTCGATTCGCGTAATCGTTTAAAAACGGCCACCGCATCGGGTAGCACAACAGCGACAACCTATACCTATCTGCAAAACGATTGGCCCGATGTTGTCGCGCATGCCAATGCCACCTCGGTGGATTACGACTACTATAATGACGGCCAAGTGCAAAGCATTACCAACCGCGCAGGCTCCGGCGCAAGTGAGAGTGTGATCTCAAGCTTTGCCTACACGTATGACGGCAACAACAACCGCACGCAGCAAGTAGAAACCCAAAATAGCTTTGCTACCACCTCGGTGCTGACCACCGACTACAGCTACGATACTCTGGATCGATTGACGGGCTATACCGAAACATCCAGCGATAACAGCCATAATGTAAGCCATGCATTTACCTACTACCCCAGTTACGACCGTAGAACGGAAGTGGTGACTGAGGATGGCATACAGATCCAAAACCGTCAGTATACGTATGACCAAACCTACTGGCTGACGGGTATTACTGAAAATGTAAACGCCGGTGGCACCATTAGCTACGGCTACGATAGCAACGGCAACACCCTCAACAAAACTAGCACGTTAGCCGAAGGCCCGGCGAGTACGGTATTCACCTACAACCGCCGCAATCAGCTGAAAACCGTGGCAACCGGTGCAGTCAGCGCTGAAGTGAACCAAGGCACCTACCACTACAACTACGACGGTATGCGTATTCGCCACCTCGGCTCCGACCGAGGCGATATTGAATATATCTACGATGGTCAAAGCATTATCGACGAAGTGCAAAACGGCAGCAGCACGCAGGTGGCCCACTACCGCTATGGTGACCGCTTACTTAGTCTTAACAGTGCCAGCAACGGCGAACAGTTCTACCACTACGCCAGTTTAGGCACCACGGCCAACTTAAGTAACGCCGCCGGTGAAGTCCAAACCGCCTACCGCGTCGACCCCTTTGGTGAAATCACCCGCCAAGAAGGCAGTAGTATTAACCGCCAAGTGTTCACGGGTCACGAACATGACACCGAAACAGGCTTGATTTATATGAAGGCCAGATACTATGATCCTGAGGGTGGAAGGTTTATCAGTCAGGATAGTTATCTGGGAGAACCCAATACACCGCCGAGTTTGCATCGGTATCTTTACGCATTTTCCAATCCGACGATGTATATCGATCCTGATGGCTACGAGTCAGTGTCAACGACCCTAGAAAATAAAGAGCTCAATGCAAGCAGTGGCCACGAAGCGTTTGGTTGGAGATTCCTAAGCAATCTCTACCATGTAAGCACACTAGGTTTTTCCGTTGTGCATGATCCTCAGCGCGATGCCTACGACAATGGCGATATCTCTGGAAGTGAGTACCTCGTTAAAGGTGTCGGTGGTGGTACAGCATTGGCGGCAGCTAATGTCGTGACTGGTCGTGCAGCGGGTGCGGCGATGGCTAGTCAAGGAGTTATTGCTCAGACTGCTATAGGAGGTGGAGCGGGCGCTCTAATGGGAGCAGGAAATGACGTGGCTATGCAGTCTTCACGAATGGATTCTGGGTTGCAGAGGGGATATAACTTTGATCAGACTGTAGCAGCAACTGCGGGCGGTACTCTGCTAGGTAGTTTAGCCCCAGCAGCTGGTCAACTAGCTCATGATATTTCTCATGGCCTTTCTAAGTCGAGAATTGGTAACTTCTTTACTAAAGAATCAAGGGGAGGGCCAAGCGCTGTTAATGGTGCTAACCAGGGGGCGTTAAAAGGTAAGTCAGAGTCAGTAACTAGGCAAAGTGATGCCTCGACGATTGAGGTTCAACAGGCAAGCCCCAAAGTTAAGTATAAGACAAAAGAGATGGAGCCAGAGTATTTCGGTGAAAACTTACCATTTAATCCAGTTTGGGGTGGCAGGCAAGTTAAGTATCTCAATGAAGTAGAAAGGGAAGCTTATCGAATAAGCATCAAAAAAGGTAAATTATATGATGCCGAAGGAAATCTATTTGATACGTCAAAAGCACGTGGTGCTCATTCTAATCAGGGGAAAGCTATTTTTGTAATGGATGAGCAAGGTAGCATGTATGCATCTAATTACCAAGAAGTTGGTAGATTTCATCATAGTAGTTTTTTAGAGGGGCGGCCCATTGCAGCGGCTGGAGAATTACAGGCCAATAAGGGAGTCTGCACTACGGTAACTTGTGCTAGTGGGCACTATAGACCTAGTAAAAAACTAAATCGTCAAATATTTAAAGAATTTAAAGAACAAGGTGTTGATACCTCAGAAATTAAGCTTGAATGGGGTTTCTAG